A genomic stretch from Candidatus Methanomassiliicoccus intestinalis Issoire-Mx1 includes:
- a CDS encoding FecCD family ABC transporter permease, producing MEKSGIEKFKEHNRKKFLVLLVLAALIVILSLVVLKINSDLDSFSDLLNILFNKGDPSNDDLDSILVWDLSIPRVISAILAGFALGISGTVMQCVLKNPLGSPYTLGVSNAAAFGASIGIVLLGGGIITGQSMATITINNPYTVAISAFIWSMIATGVIILLVKVTKVSPETMVLAGVALSSIFSAGISFLQYMYNEYALSTIVFWQFGSMGKATWDELALIFIITLVIIIYFLYNRLDYNALDVGDDVALSLGVNVNRLRLVSLFAAALLTAIIVSFMGIVAFIGLLGPHIVRRLIGNDHRYLLLGSMFMGALILLVSDCIGQNLMDFTLPVGIITSFLGGPLFLYLLIRGYRKKKLDIRKLISSRGGSK from the coding sequence ATGGAAAAATCAGGAATTGAGAAGTTTAAAGAGCACAATAGGAAGAAATTTCTGGTATTGCTAGTTTTAGCAGCATTAATTGTGATATTATCACTGGTAGTCCTTAAAATAAATTCAGATTTAGATTCATTTTCAGATCTTTTAAATATTTTATTCAATAAAGGTGATCCATCTAACGACGATCTGGACAGTATTCTCGTCTGGGACTTAAGCATACCAAGAGTCATATCAGCCATCTTAGCGGGTTTTGCGCTAGGCATATCTGGAACAGTTATGCAGTGCGTTCTTAAGAACCCACTTGGCTCACCGTATACATTAGGAGTGTCCAATGCGGCTGCGTTTGGAGCATCGATAGGGATAGTTCTCCTAGGTGGAGGGATCATTACCGGCCAGAGTATGGCTACAATTACAATTAATAATCCATACACTGTTGCAATAAGCGCATTCATCTGGTCAATGATCGCAACAGGGGTCATAATTCTTTTAGTCAAAGTTACTAAGGTAAGCCCTGAGACGATGGTTCTCGCAGGAGTTGCCTTAAGCTCCATATTCTCAGCAGGAATAAGTTTCCTTCAATATATGTATAACGAGTATGCTTTATCCACAATTGTTTTCTGGCAATTTGGATCAATGGGTAAAGCCACTTGGGATGAACTGGCATTAATATTTATAATCACATTAGTAATTATAATCTATTTCTTATACAACAGGTTAGACTACAATGCGCTCGATGTTGGAGATGATGTTGCTTTATCATTGGGAGTAAATGTAAATAGACTCAGGCTTGTGTCGCTGTTTGCTGCAGCATTATTAACTGCAATAATTGTATCATTCATGGGCATAGTTGCATTTATCGGACTGCTAGGCCCGCACATAGTAAGGAGGCTCATTGGAAATGATCACCGGTATCTTTTGCTGGGCTCAATGTTCATGGGGGCACTTATCCTCCTGGTTTCGGATTGCATAGGGCAGAATTTGATGGACTTTACGCTGCCTGTCGGAATAATAACATCATTTTTAGGAGGGCCTTTATTCCTATATCTTTTGATAAGAGGATATAGAAAAAAGAAACTCGACATTCGCAAACTAATATCTTCAAGAGGGGGTTCTAAATGA
- a CDS encoding proteasome assembly chaperone family protein — protein MEKIKSVIHEEPTLTDPILVEGLPGVGNVGKLAAEHLLDQLKAVKLADIYSVHFPPQVVLDDDGVAKLVNNEVYYSKSEDGSRPDLLIVVGDFQGLTPEGQYDISDYLLQMAMKYNVKRIYTLGGYGVGKILDDPRVLGAATSLELVEEMKEKGVIFSKGEPGSGIVGASGLLLGLGKIYGMDAVCLMGETSGYFVDPKGAEAVLRILSSLLNVEIDFTDLESKAEQIDAIASKLKEMETPQLDEAPPEDLRYIG, from the coding sequence ATGGAAAAAATTAAATCAGTTATCCACGAAGAACCGACTCTCACTGATCCAATCCTCGTTGAAGGATTACCCGGTGTGGGCAATGTAGGAAAATTGGCTGCGGAGCATTTATTAGATCAGCTTAAAGCTGTAAAATTAGCTGATATTTATTCTGTTCATTTTCCTCCACAAGTAGTTCTTGATGATGATGGTGTTGCAAAGTTAGTAAACAATGAAGTTTACTATTCAAAATCAGAAGACGGCAGCCGTCCCGACTTGTTAATTGTTGTGGGTGATTTTCAGGGGCTTACGCCAGAAGGGCAGTATGACATATCCGATTACCTTCTACAAATGGCAATGAAATACAACGTTAAGCGGATATACACTCTTGGAGGATACGGTGTTGGTAAAATCCTAGATGACCCCAGAGTTCTTGGAGCGGCTACATCTTTAGAGCTAGTCGAAGAGATGAAAGAGAAAGGGGTAATATTCTCTAAAGGGGAACCAGGTTCTGGAATAGTCGGTGCAAGCGGATTGCTTCTTGGGCTGGGTAAAATTTACGGCATGGATGCAGTCTGTCTAATGGGAGAAACATCTGGTTACTTCGTAGATCCAAAAGGAGCCGAAGCAGTTCTCAGAATCTTATCATCATTATTGAATGTTGAAATTGATTTTACAGATCTTGAAAGTAAGGCAGAGCAAATTGATGCTATTGCCTCTAAACTTAAAGAAATGGAAACACCCCAGCTTGATGAAGCACCTCCAGAGGATCTTCGTTACATCGGGTAA
- a CDS encoding class I SAM-dependent methyltransferase — protein MSPQQIIEFWNEYAGNYSSFQQGDLPERIIERLFETEILKPDYSVLEIGSGPGTYSLKLAPRVRILTCMDSSEKMLDILGRSIKNSGYTNIERFLEDWNGYVPKKGYDACIATLCPGSGSEESLMRMEKSARRSCIIVSWYANHGDDLNEKIWKELGRDYSYDIRKSTGVQDWLKENGREFKMEILSTRITQDIPLTDIITREKSAFKAYGQRDVEEIVKKILEPCTMNGIVHFDHINEMKLIYWKPAE, from the coding sequence ATGTCCCCTCAGCAAATAATAGAATTCTGGAATGAATATGCAGGTAATTACTCATCGTTCCAACAAGGAGATTTACCTGAAAGAATAATCGAACGTTTGTTTGAAACAGAAATATTAAAACCAGATTACTCTGTTTTGGAAATAGGATCTGGTCCAGGTACATATTCATTAAAACTGGCACCAAGAGTTAGAATTTTAACATGCATGGATTCGTCTGAAAAAATGCTGGACATCTTAGGTAGGTCCATAAAGAATAGCGGATACACCAATATTGAGAGATTCTTAGAGGATTGGAATGGATATGTTCCAAAAAAAGGTTATGACGCCTGCATCGCAACATTGTGTCCAGGTTCTGGTTCAGAAGAATCACTGATGAGAATGGAAAAATCGGCTCGCAGGAGCTGCATCATAGTATCCTGGTATGCAAATCACGGAGACGATTTAAATGAAAAAATCTGGAAAGAACTTGGACGAGACTACTCGTATGATATTAGAAAAAGCACTGGCGTTCAGGATTGGCTCAAAGAAAATGGACGTGAATTCAAAATGGAAATATTGAGCACTCGCATAACCCAAGATATTCCACTAACAGATATTATAACTCGAGAAAAATCTGCATTTAAAGCATATGGACAGCGCGATGTAGAAGAGATTGTCAAAAAGATACTTGAACCATGCACAATGAATGGAATCGTGCACTTTGATCATATAAATGAAATGAAACTAATCTACTGGAAACCTGCAGAGTAA
- the cls gene encoding cardiolipin synthase, with protein sequence MTIGVLLALIVFFTDILLILVLITLEGNRKSALIWIAVLAFMPLAGFILYLLFGQTFYRKKWFEVKGMPEDEIRELNDKVISLIDEGKKYVEDPLDKEYLDVAAAMMRANASYYIDDNDITIYLDGNDKFKDLFEDLRNAKSFIHLEYYIVRDDVLVNEMMDLLIKKLNEGVEVRLMIDAIGMNSGPKTRIKEFKKAGGEFSLFHSMPTVLFSPRKNNRNHRKIAVIDGKVGYVGGYNIGDEYLGKGPFGFWRDTGTRVVGNSVAVMNMRFFMDWKYATGKNIDVSAKYFPPCGNCGSDKMQLVSGGPDTKNNPIQKEYLKLVMLAKETIYIHTPYLVPDQTLKDTLELAALSGVDVRIIIPDRVDHAFVYWSSLYNAHLMMRNNVKVYQYHRGFVHSKTFVVDGKFCSIGSANLDERSLKLNFETNAMIYSERIGEQMKQAFLDDLQYCTLYTEEQYQSRTLKEKFKTCISTMMESLQ encoded by the coding sequence ATGACAATCGGCGTACTCTTGGCTCTGATTGTTTTCTTCACGGATATTCTTCTCATTCTTGTGTTGATTACCCTAGAAGGAAACCGAAAATCAGCGTTAATATGGATCGCAGTGCTAGCATTCATGCCGCTTGCTGGATTCATATTGTATCTGCTGTTCGGTCAGACTTTCTATCGTAAAAAATGGTTTGAAGTTAAAGGAATGCCTGAAGATGAGATCAGAGAGCTCAACGACAAAGTTATCTCTCTTATCGATGAAGGAAAAAAGTATGTCGAAGATCCCCTCGATAAAGAGTACCTCGACGTGGCAGCTGCGATGATGCGTGCAAATGCTAGTTATTACATTGATGATAATGATATCACAATATATCTGGATGGCAATGATAAGTTCAAGGATTTATTTGAGGATCTAAGGAACGCAAAGTCATTCATTCATCTTGAGTATTATATTGTGAGGGATGACGTTCTCGTCAATGAGATGATGGACTTACTGATCAAAAAGCTGAATGAAGGCGTTGAAGTGAGATTAATGATCGACGCAATTGGCATGAACAGCGGTCCGAAGACAAGGATAAAAGAATTTAAAAAAGCCGGCGGGGAGTTCTCTTTGTTCCACAGTATGCCGACTGTTTTATTCAGCCCCAGGAAGAACAACAGAAACCATCGTAAGATCGCAGTCATAGATGGAAAAGTCGGCTATGTTGGAGGCTACAATATAGGAGACGAGTACCTTGGCAAAGGTCCATTTGGTTTCTGGAGAGATACCGGTACACGCGTGGTTGGTAATTCCGTTGCTGTAATGAATATGAGATTTTTCATGGACTGGAAATATGCTACTGGCAAGAATATCGATGTCAGTGCTAAATACTTCCCACCTTGTGGAAACTGCGGTTCTGACAAGATGCAGCTAGTTTCTGGAGGGCCAGATACAAAAAATAATCCAATCCAGAAAGAGTATCTTAAACTGGTAATGCTGGCTAAGGAAACGATCTATATACATACTCCATATCTTGTTCCCGATCAGACATTGAAAGACACCCTTGAACTGGCGGCACTCTCTGGTGTAGATGTCAGGATAATTATTCCAGATAGGGTAGATCATGCCTTTGTATATTGGAGCAGTCTTTACAATGCTCATCTCATGATGAGAAACAATGTGAAAGTCTACCAATATCACAGAGGTTTCGTTCATTCTAAAACCTTTGTTGTAGACGGTAAATTTTGTTCAATTGGATCTGCAAATCTTGATGAGAGAAGTCTCAAGCTAAACTTTGAGACCAATGCAATGATCTATTCTGAAAGAATCGGAGAACAGATGAAACAAGCATTCTTGGACGATCTTCAGTATTGCACATTATATACTGAAGAGCAATATCAGTCCAGAACTCTAAAAGAAAAATTCAAGACCTGCATTTCAACAATGATGGAAAGTCTTCAATGA
- a CDS encoding ABC transporter ATP-binding protein yields MSLLEVKSVRFTYDDEREILKDVSFDADHNNIISILGPNGTGKTTLLKCICNIHRPSSGKITIDGTDILSLSSRELAKRVAYVPQKTYTSRITVFDSILIGRRPHIDWTTTQKDVEIAWSIIESLGLSDLSLKYVDEISGGEFQKVQIGRAITQEPKLLILDEPSNNLDIANQHITMRMINHVVREHGLCTIMTMHDINLATYYSDKFLFIKDGELIAYGGKEVINPDIIQTVYGIEVDVLDYNGQPLVVPKKDQPQYEGLVSAGIGGYND; encoded by the coding sequence ATGAGTCTGCTTGAAGTGAAGTCAGTAAGATTTACATATGATGATGAAAGAGAGATTCTCAAAGATGTGAGTTTTGATGCAGATCACAATAATATCATCTCAATACTAGGACCAAATGGTACTGGTAAAACAACCCTGTTGAAATGCATCTGCAATATCCATAGACCATCATCTGGAAAAATAACAATAGACGGAACTGACATCTTGAGCCTTTCTTCAAGAGAACTGGCTAAAAGAGTAGCATATGTTCCGCAGAAGACATATACCTCAAGGATTACAGTATTTGACTCGATACTTATTGGAAGACGGCCTCATATTGATTGGACTACAACACAGAAAGATGTTGAAATTGCATGGAGCATCATCGAGTCATTAGGACTAAGCGATCTTTCGCTGAAATATGTAGATGAGATCAGCGGAGGAGAATTTCAGAAAGTACAGATAGGCAGAGCCATCACTCAGGAACCTAAGTTATTGATTTTGGATGAACCTTCAAATAATTTAGATATTGCTAATCAGCACATTACAATGAGAATGATCAATCATGTAGTCAGAGAACACGGCCTTTGCACGATAATGACAATGCATGATATCAATCTAGCAACATACTACTCTGATAAGTTTCTGTTTATCAAAGATGGGGAGCTGATTGCATACGGCGGTAAAGAGGTGATTAATCCAGACATCATACAAACTGTATATGGCATAGAGGTTGATGTATTGGATTACAATGGTCAACCCCTGGTTGTTCCGAAGAAGGATCAACCTCAGTATGAAGGACTTGTTTCAGCTGGGATAGGCGGTTACAATGACTAA
- a CDS encoding RNA-protein complex protein Nop10: MKTQLRKCQDCSEYTLYDICPRCGKKTDVPIPPRYSPEDRYGEYRRRLRKECGVYGKN, encoded by the coding sequence ATGAAGACGCAATTGAGGAAATGTCAGGATTGTTCTGAATATACGCTTTATGATATATGCCCTCGATGCGGGAAGAAAACAGATGTTCCAATACCTCCTAGATACTCACCAGAAGATAGATATGGTGAGTACCGCAGACGACTGAGAAAAGAGTGTGGTGTTTATGGAAAAAATTAA
- a CDS encoding MarR family winged helix-turn-helix transcriptional regulator has protein sequence MPDEKMVPEWKMFLPSYVHTVSKYITQKSAETLKQYNLKACYLPYLVTLFQKGNATMKELTEQTGTDKSNTTRMISELRERGIVADDRKNKNSKKYNVHLTEQGRELVIKSKNEFESSIDVLFSDLSAEELSTLIKIMKKTQDSIKGK, from the coding sequence AAAAGATGGTGCCTGAGTGGAAGATGTTTCTTCCATCCTATGTACATACAGTATCTAAGTACATTACACAAAAATCTGCAGAGACGCTTAAGCAGTACAATCTAAAAGCATGCTATTTACCATACCTCGTTACCCTATTTCAAAAAGGAAATGCAACCATGAAAGAGCTGACCGAACAAACCGGTACAGATAAATCCAACACTACGCGGATGATATCGGAACTCAGGGAAAGAGGTATCGTGGCTGATGACCGCAAAAACAAGAACAGCAAAAAATATAACGTGCATTTAACAGAGCAAGGAAGAGAGCTTGTTATAAAATCAAAAAATGAGTTTGAATCATCAATTGATGTTCTATTTTCAGATCTGTCTGCGGAGGAGCTCAGTACATTAATAAAAATTATGAAAAAGACTCAGGATTCCATTAAAGGTAAATGA
- a CDS encoding PHP-associated domain-containing protein: MQIVNEPEVRFEIPDWDLLNDMGMMSADMHFHTRHSDSRTDVKEALKLAGERKVGLAITDHNLIGGVKEAFHSKCSTFVIPGIEISAWDGPHILVYFYEANDLYSYWESNIKRRIQSNPCLAIRMNTLEILDSLEKENCVISAAHPMGYFMFNKGMQKCINRSYLTEDTARRIDAYEVICSGMNHKSNLEALQYSRKYHIGCTGGTDGHMLCEVGNVVTTSKADGIDEFLDNIKKGKNEVIGTEKNTKMKIAAGASMSPYYFQHIPSSLEIHYKQNMVRVKHYIDSFKKEN; encoded by the coding sequence TTGCAGATTGTAAATGAACCTGAGGTCAGATTTGAAATCCCCGACTGGGATTTGTTGAATGATATGGGAATGATGTCTGCAGATATGCATTTTCATACTCGGCATTCGGACTCCAGGACAGACGTTAAAGAAGCTTTAAAGCTAGCTGGTGAAAGAAAGGTAGGTCTAGCCATAACAGATCACAATCTAATCGGCGGAGTCAAGGAAGCTTTTCACAGCAAATGTTCAACATTCGTGATTCCAGGAATAGAGATAAGCGCGTGGGATGGCCCGCATATCCTCGTATATTTTTACGAAGCTAACGATTTGTATTCGTACTGGGAGAGTAATATCAAACGTAGAATTCAGAGCAATCCCTGCCTAGCAATTCGGATGAACACTCTGGAAATTTTAGACTCCTTGGAAAAAGAAAATTGCGTAATCTCTGCTGCTCATCCAATGGGTTATTTTATGTTTAACAAAGGAATGCAAAAATGCATAAATAGATCATATCTGACAGAAGACACGGCACGCAGAATTGATGCATATGAAGTCATCTGCAGCGGCATGAATCATAAATCTAATTTAGAAGCTCTGCAGTATTCACGAAAATACCATATCGGCTGCACTGGTGGAACCGACGGACACATGCTGTGTGAAGTCGGAAATGTTGTAACCACTTCCAAAGCAGATGGTATTGATGAGTTCTTAGATAATATCAAAAAAGGAAAAAATGAAGTCATTGGAACTGAAAAGAATACCAAAATGAAAATAGCAGCGGGTGCCTCCATGTCGCCTTATTATTTCCAGCATATACCTTCATCGCTGGAAATTCATTATAAACAAAATATGGTAAGGGTAAAACACTACATTGACAGTTTTAAAAAAGAAAATTAG
- a CDS encoding ABC transporter substrate-binding protein — MQVQKSIVAIIIVAVIIVAGVGVYFFTSASDDDETNTVNIDFAGQEIVPVSNLDGGIVAVGQDSFRWMTYFGLADKCVMVDQNDMTNYLGKTFMYVGRAQVDIDGGDSAKLSDADAARKYFTHSNCAITTEDVKTIIELKPSIVVVPAKFYTEYRNEMAAIESSGINTIAIGEIYTFLDSKTFMITDDLEKQIDVLSKALGQEKRGKELKEAFKEIVNDLKSFSGKVTEKKSAYIGSVSYNGAHGINSSLSYYLPFELANVTNIIGGSVNYEGSGVKEYSAATIKNGIKEDTILFVDASGYSSNTDNTSQGIIKMFEGHDAYLIAPYIWTGINYESVFIDAYQILRYAYGDSVITESQMNEKIKHVYDLFFGTHESNRNISEFKSYTVDLPENGTSIFEDMNSMYLVAKKNPIFGEISIDSSGKMSY, encoded by the coding sequence ATGCAAGTACAAAAGAGCATTGTGGCAATCATCATTGTTGCAGTTATAATAGTTGCAGGAGTTGGAGTATATTTCTTTACTTCAGCATCTGACGATGATGAAACCAATACTGTAAACATTGATTTTGCCGGGCAGGAAATAGTACCTGTGAGCAATTTAGATGGAGGCATAGTTGCTGTAGGCCAAGACAGCTTCAGGTGGATGACATACTTTGGATTAGCTGACAAATGTGTTATGGTTGATCAAAATGATATGACTAACTACCTTGGAAAAACATTTATGTATGTTGGCCGCGCACAGGTTGATATTGATGGTGGCGATTCGGCAAAGCTGAGCGATGCTGATGCTGCAAGAAAATATTTTACACATTCCAACTGTGCTATAACTACTGAAGATGTAAAAACAATAATCGAACTTAAACCATCGATCGTTGTAGTTCCTGCTAAATTCTATACAGAATACCGTAATGAAATGGCAGCTATTGAGAGCTCTGGAATCAATACAATTGCAATTGGAGAGATCTATACATTTCTTGATTCAAAAACATTTATGATTACAGATGATCTGGAAAAACAGATAGATGTGCTCTCTAAGGCGCTTGGACAAGAAAAAAGAGGAAAAGAGTTAAAAGAAGCGTTTAAAGAGATTGTGAATGATCTTAAGAGCTTCTCTGGAAAAGTAACAGAAAAGAAAAGCGCCTACATTGGATCAGTATCATACAATGGGGCACATGGCATTAATTCATCTCTTTCATACTATCTGCCTTTTGAACTTGCAAACGTGACCAATATCATTGGCGGCTCTGTAAATTATGAAGGATCTGGAGTCAAAGAATATTCTGCTGCAACAATCAAAAATGGAATTAAAGAAGATACTATTCTTTTTGTAGATGCATCTGGATATTCTTCCAATACAGATAATACATCTCAAGGAATTATAAAGATGTTTGAAGGTCATGATGCATACCTCATTGCACCATACATCTGGACAGGAATTAATTATGAGAGTGTGTTCATCGATGCATATCAAATACTCAGGTATGCTTACGGTGATTCTGTAATTACAGAGTCTCAGATGAATGAAAAGATCAAACATGTGTATGATCTATTCTTTGGAACTCATGAATCAAACCGCAATATCTCAGAATTCAAATCCTATACGGTTGATCTTCCAGAAAATGGAACCAGTATCTTTGAAGATATGAATTCCATGTACCTGGTAGCAAAAAAGAACCCGATATTTGGAGAGATATCAATAGATTCTAGCGGAAAGATGAGCTATTAA